Part of the Amblyraja radiata isolate CabotCenter1 chromosome 9, sAmbRad1.1.pri, whole genome shotgun sequence genome, aagtttcccaatcctctggcttcccgtctactctttgctgtgttatacatcttttcttttaattttattctatccctaacttctcttgttagccacagttgcctcctactccccttagaatctttcttcctttttggaatgaaatgatcccgagtcttccggattatgcccataaattcctgccattgctgttccaccgtcattcctgctaggatccctttccagtctaccttggccagctcctctctcatgccttcatagtcccctttgttcaactgcattactgccacttccgatttaaccttctcaaattgcagattaaaactaatcatattacgatcactacctccaagcggttcctttacctcgagctcccttatcaaatctggttcattagacaacactaaatccagaattgccgtttttctggtcggctccattacaagctgctctaagaatccatacaATATTAGAGATCGTACACTTTATTGAACTGTACAGAAAGACCTGGGAAAACAGGGGGTTGGCAACATTTGTGGTGAAAGAAAATTTAATACTTTAACAAGTTTTTAATCAGATGCCCCAAACTCCACAAATGTTACTGATTATTTCCTGCATTTGATTTGTTTTCCAACATTCACAATTCTTTGATAGATTAAATTGTTTTGTAGATTTCTCTTAATTTTTGCAAAAAGAACTTACAAGTTCAGCAGtctttatttaattttgttttttaaagttaGAAAAGTAGTTTCAAAACCTTCAGGTTTATAACATTTGCTTCTTGGGAGGCGATATTCAGATTTTGATAGCTATGTAGTTAAAACTTTACCCTATAAAAGGCAGGTTAAAAGAGTGAGAGTAGAGATTTCCAGAATTCATGTCAAGAAGGTCCAAATGCATTATCAACCAAAAGTGGTCAATGGGTTTGCATATGGGTCAAAGTTGAAGGAGAAACAGCAGATTTGCAGGCCAGAGTTAAAGGAACTGGAACAGCTGCCGCCAACACAGATCAGCAAGGTAACACTCAATGGGTGGAAGGGAATGGATCTGAATCAGGATTATGTCTGACAGCTGGAAGGGTCCACTATTGCAATTGGAAAAGCAACCTGAAGAGTTTATAAATTGTTAATTCTGAAGGTAACAGACCAAGACGAACTGTAATACTATGTTCAGGTGACACAAGTAATCTTGTTGATTATGattataaaggccaaaactccaataTTTTAATTGGTTTTGAGGTAAAAGTGAAGGTTGAAGTCATATTCTGTattgggcctttccaaaattgtgACAATTAAAATAAGCACCACTTTACtgaagggacacaaaatgctagagtaattcagtgggtcaggcagcggctctagagaaaataaccatataacaattacagcacggaaacaggccatctcggccctacaagcccgtgccgaacaactttttttcccttagtcccacctgcctgcactcataccataaccctccattcccttctcatccatatgcctatccaatttatttttaaataccaacgaacctgccgccaccacttccactggaagctcattccacaccgctaccactctgagtaaagaagttccccctcatgttacccctaaacttctgtcccttaattttgaAGTCATGTCCATTAAAAATAGATTAATGACGTCTCAGGtgaggacccttcagactgaatagtctgaagaagggtccccatccGAAAcaaatcacctatcctttttctccaaagatgctgcctgacctgctgatttactccagcattttgtgtctatctttggtgtaaaccagcatctgcagttccttggttagatagatagcctttattgtcattcagaccgaagtctgaacgaaatttcgtgctgcagtcatacatacaatacaataaaaaacaataataaacacatattaacatccaccacagtgagtccacctagcacctcctcactgtgatggaggcaaaagtcttaggtctgcagtctcttccctcctcttctccctctgcgctgaggcgataccgctccgggcgatgttaaaaacagtcccgcggctcaatcaccgcgccccggggtggtcgaagctgccgcccaccagtcctgctgacgcagccgctggctcgcggccgtaccccggactcaggtcaccgccaccagaacgccgtcccagccaccggaccaccattccagccccgagccggatcgccctcacgtgagtaccgttaccgtctcagcctcgcatcaggccgccccgacatgggcgccgctcctccctcgggctgggccgccccgacatgggcgccgctcctccctcgggctgggccgccccgacatgggcgccgctcctccctcgggctgggccgccccgacatgggcgccgctcctccctcgggctgggccgccccgacaggggcgccgctcctccctcgggctgggagcgctgtacctccccgagctcggccactccgacaggagcaccgttcctccctcgtgctggccgccctcacaggagcgtcacagcccctcacggaagcactgttccagccccgagccggaccgccctcacgggagcgagctcagggcgagtcttggcgggctctgcctcctgagcctcgaggtcgccagctccgccattaggcctcagcgcagaaggaggcagagaaggggaatacgacaaaaaagtcgcattcccccgcagggagacagcaagccctgtttcacccccccccccccccccaaaacacaaactaaaaaacaaaaactagactaaccaaaacgaaaaccccccacaaaaaagcaaaaacaaacgggactgcagGTGAACCGCTTAACTGATCCATTTATCTTTTTAGCATCAATCTGCACAATAAAATTAAtcaatcaagttttattcgtcacttgcacataagtgtaagtgaaattaatttgccagcagcagtacaataaaaaaagaacacgcaatacacaattaaaaaaatgtaacacaaacatccaccacagcattcatcactgtggtggaagacacaaaatttggccagtcctcctccattttcccccgtggtcgggacctcaaccctccgcagtcgctgctgcggGCGTCCACATGTTCAGACAAggcaagtcctgaatcggtgcctccccaccggagacctcggcttcaagatggtgtaggccgcaggccggcggtcgaagatttaaagtccccgccgcagccagaagcactgcaggGCCAGCAGTCGGAGCACCTCTCTAGGGATCCCCGGTGAGGGACTCCACTCCGGATGGTAAATCCCCGCCGCGACCGTGGTATAAGTTGGCTGCggaccggcggtcagagctcttagcctgggatccctcgttggggaccccgcaGGAGGTGGACGCTGCGCCAGTTGGAGCTcctcagaccgtggcttcaggctgccacgggccagcgaacggagtgcacccctccggcgagggctcgcccgctccgcaacgagagtccgcgctgcgcccgcggctgaagccccaggcacgtctccgggaaaggctgcaccgATCCTCAATGTTAGGTCACGGGGGagacgacatggaaaaagtcgcctctccgtggaggcgaccaaaacggtttcccccttacccccccacacaagacacaccgagaaacattaaacatACATTAAGACATACTAAAagcacaaaaaaagtagaaagacCTAAAACTAGCCCAAGGCAGACATTATTTTACCCACTTATTTCTATCCTTGTTTTTGACttcatattttcagcattttgagGTGTACAATTTCTCTTCCTTACGACGAAAAGAGGAAAATCTAATTACGGGTCATAATTCCACTTTGTGGAATGCAATATCTGTGGATGTTTATCATACTTTGGGATTGATGATCCACAAGTAAAACTGTTTTGGAGCGAAGTTGTTATTAAGGCAGCATATGGGCAATGAATGATCTTTGTGAAATGAAGGGAGAAAAGAATTTTAAAACACAGATCTATTACTATCCTTATTTACTACATCTACCTATTATTATactaagtctcatcttgaccacttcctgtctacgttgttaatttattttagaaaaaacgcgacCTTATATAGCAATGATATTTTCGCCATCTTACTGAAGAGGGCGAGTGAGATGCgtccacattgatcttatattttacgttTTTGCCATTTTATACTTTAAAAACGTTGGCAGTCACGTTCCCATTTGCCAGCCGCAACGGGAATCCGTCAGCCGTGCTTGCGCAtttgggggctatggatgagtggtggaatattgcgttgggggtgaTGGGCCCACACTTGGTCTAGTGAGAAATAAAGCTCAAGATAACAAGTTGGGTTGTCTTCACAGCTAAAACAGCTGTTGACTTCATTAACAGCACAACCAAAGGAAAGCCGATACAAAAgttaattaatgaagcattttctGTGCAGAGATATTCCATTGCACATGGTTATCTTGGGTAGAACATTTAACAGCGGAGTGTAAGTGAAAGGACAAGGATGAATAGCAATTCAAGGATGAAGTTGATCTCACTCAAGGTCTAAAACGACAAGATTCTTCAGGTCACCTTCATGCTACTGCTGCACTGAATGCATGGATGTCAGTGACAAATCAATCTAGATTAAAATCAAAGCATTGATGGAATTGACAATTCCTATATAAAAAGCATCTGGTACTATCAGATTTCATGCATTTCATGCCTGATTTTTGTAATGACCAAAACTTTAAGCAAACAAATTCAGACAAataaaaattaaactaaatctggATTTAAACAACAAAAGTTAAACATGTTGTAACATTCTATtagtacagatgacaataaaatgaCACTGAGCCGAGTAGTCAATATCACAAAACAAATCTGAGTAGTCTCTTTAATCCTGTCAAGAACTGTACAAAAACCCCCAACAACCCCTCCCGATACTTGTAGATTGGACCAAACACCCAAAATTGTAGTGCCATTGGCTACCAAGATATTTAACAGTCAGGTCAAAAGCCATTAATGAGTTTGCTTTAAACTATGTGTACCAGACAATGTTTTaatcctgttcaaaagggaactgcaaaaGGGAATCCTAATATGGGTCCAGGCAGTCTTGCAGTTCActactgcaccctagtggcaagaAAGCACAGCCTGaagaaaacaaaatgtgtaggaaggaactgcagatgctggtttaaaccaaagatacgaaaatgctggagcaactcagcgggacaggcagcatctttggagagaagagaATTTTTTCGTGAAATATCTGAGAAAATAAAACGAAGTTTGAGAAAACACATTTCCCACATCCCGTTTCTTCAAGATGGTGGCAGATGGAGGGGATCTGtaccgccaggacaacaggccttcaaGACCATGACTGCATAAGAACATTGAAACTGTGTGGGTGCCAGACACGTGGCGACTCTGTGTACCATCTCAGTGAAGTCTACTATTACATTGCAATTGTTGCACTTTTGTACCTGTAATCCCAACTCCCTTACTCAACATGGGAAATGAATATTCAAGTAGTGCTTCATTCAACATTTATCTAAAATACTATTCATCTTACACAAACCATCATCCTTCTTCAATCTAccattagaaacaaagaactgcagatgctggtttataacagtGCTGgaaaatgcagcatctctggaaatcatagatgagtgacattttgggttgggacccttttgtcAGAAGCATCCTGACTCCAAATgtcactcatccatgttctcaGGATACAACTTGacccagaattactccagcattgttccTTCTCTAGTATCTACAAGTAGTCACATTGCACTTTGCATACACAACCATATGGGACATTTAGGCAGAAGGCACAAGAGTTAGAACTATAATTTTGAACttgatttataattttatttattataactttatttcttattttattcaatttaaattgccATTTCACATATTTCAATAAATCCTCCAATTGCTACCTGCAATAAATAGGCCAGAACAAATCTAATACAATGGACCTGAAGCTCAGTTACAACTACCTGGAGCAGGCTGAAGATATGGCAGATCCAGTACTTGCCCAGAAAGGACGGAAAGGCAGATCTCTACCCTCTCCACCCATCCATCTCAAATTCTATTTACAGTAGTACTTGATTTCTGCAACAAAAAAATATTCAGTCATCTTCAGCAAGACTGAAGTAATTGCTAAGAGTTAGAACAATATTTCAACAGCCACCCGTCACCAAGATCCAAACCTTCCATTCTTCAATGCAGTATGTAAATTCTCATGTTTTAAAAACAGACTACAGTAAAAATTAATTGTTTTAACTACTGAATTGTTCACAAATCCTCAAAGTCCCTCTCAAATCTCACCAGGCCCCAGGCTCCCATACTTATACTACATTTCCAGCAACACTTTAATGGATAAAAAGTGTTGAATATTAATTATAGTACATCTAATAGTACAGGAAATCTGTCTGTCTTGCACCAAAGTCTCAGGCATGCTGGGTTAAGAACTTACCTTCACAACCAATGGATTTGCTACATTAGAAACCTACCACCCTGTCCAAGTAAAATGTGATTGTTATTTGTGTTGGAGATAAATGTACTTGAGTAACAGCAAAGTTTTGCAAAACAGTTAAAAAAGTTTTATTATACAAATACACAATTAAAATAGTATATTACAGTGTAGAATTTCTTCCATGTGTACACACAAGTGGAAATCATTGCAAAAACGTTCCTATACAAATCAGTCCCCAAATCTTCCACGGAGTTGCTTTCACGAGATACAGTCATAGCAGAACACTTTatcttcaactgcatcactgaaatTGGAATGAAATTACGTTAGTACAAGAGCAACATTAATTCAGACTGTTCAGATTATAGCCTCACAATAATAAATACCTCATCCAACCACAAAAATGCATTTTATGTAAGTCCTTGTGCAGCAAAACAAAAAGTAGCAAATCATTAGTAACATTCACACTGCAGGTTGAATTCTTTACTACTACGAAGTAAGAAAGGAATGGAGTGTCTGCAAATCATTAATCCCTGGAAAGCAACTGGGAAGGAAGCCCATCAACTATCATATGTTATTGTACTCAAAGCCAGAATACAATACCCAGCTAAGGAAAACGTTGCCCCATCTTTACATTGGACTCTAAAAGGAAGTCGAGCGGCAGAACAGTCAAGGAGAGGTACAGTAGTGGGTATTCCCCCAAGTCTAATTCAATATGGCCTGGAAAGAGGATCAGAATCAAACAAATGGGAACTTAGCATTTAAAATCAAAATTTTTGACCAGAAGCGTGGGCCCTTTTGCCCAAGGCCATTAGATCCTGGAGGGCAGATGTTAACAATGCACTGCCAAAGGCTGCTTGCCACTGAAGCCTGACTGGATGCTAGCAAGCGCACAGTTGGAGACCATTTGGCACATTAAACTTTCGGTGGGCGGTGCGACTCGTCAGCAGCggtctctgcagtccgtctgtgttttattattttttgtctcgtttttatgtagtttttgttattttttttgttggggtacgtgtgtgggggggtggggggagggggtaactttaaaatctttcccctgcacgggagacccgaccttttctttgtcgggtctccgttgtcattggggctgcaacgtggagcggcctccaacaggaacgacctggggttccagctgcagagctgccgactactcaccgtcacggggctggccgagtccggagcgggtggagcagtggtggagcgctactgccacccgacctccggaggctgcaactgcgggtttggcggacggcggcaccgggagcccgcgggtccctgctgggagaccacttttcggggcttccgcaacggcgacttctcccgcccgagttgtggggttgaagattacctgagcggtaccttacaccatcgcctcgcgcggcttggaatggccgcgggactttgcgagcgcacgccggggctctaacaacaagacccggtgcgcgacctagcatcacccggcgtggctttaatggccgcgggacagtcgccatcgccagccgcgggctttgactttgactgacggggggggggggggggggggggggggggggggggggggggggggggagtgcagtggagagataagttttttttttgccttccatcacaacgatgtgatggatgtttgtgtaaactgtgttgtgtctcgggtctttttgttttgtaatgtatggctgcagaaacgacatttcgtttggacctcaaggggtccaaatgacaataaattgaattgtattgtattgtattgtattgtaatacctCCAGCCTAATTACACCCATTATTTTAATATCCAGCAGAGTCAGTTAAGATATAAAAACTTGAAATTGAATTTATCTCCCACAACCTCAAaaaagaaatattaaaatatgGGAGAATTTAACAGACATTTAAAAACAATAATTCAAATATTAAATCAATAGAAGAATGCTGGTTAAATTGGCAGGTTGTGGTTAGCAAGGTTGCAAGCCACAAGCCAAGTACAGAAATCAAACAAAATACATTACTTACTCAGCAACTGAACATATGGAACAGAAATTCTGTGTGCAGTTGTCACACACTTTGGTGCAATCTTGGCATAGCAAGTGGTTACACCTTGAACATGGTCCTTTGAAATTGGATGGCTTCAGACAGATGAAACAGTTTGTGACTGCTGGCTTGATTGATGCTATGCAAACAAAAATTAGCATTTTAGGACAAACCAAAGTAATAATTTCCAATAAAAGCTAGTgtatttattttggaaaaaacAATTGGATTTTGTAACAGCTTTGAAATTCTGGAATTCACTGTTCTGGTCTGAGATTAGTCATGAAGGATCTGCCATTATTGTAAAAATACAAGGATAGATGTGCAGTCATGCCTCCCAATCAACAGTTAGCAGCAGTAGAAACCAACAAGCCACAGTCTGATCACAAATGCAATATtttttgggggtggggtggggggagaaagaaatATTATTGGCCTTCAATTTAATAAAACTCACTGGGTGTCCCAACTTAGAGAAATGAGGAATGCTATGGCTTGTAAAGCTACGTTAGGACTACATACAGTTTAAACAGATCAGTAATTCATCAAAATATTGCCACACTACCAAATCAGCTCATTTATGATaagcttttaaaaatatataatgccAAGTAATTCCAGCGGTGCAATCCCCATGCAGGCAGACATTTCAAAAGAAAGCAACTTTGAGAGAGCAATGTCCAGATTCCCCACAGCCCAAGTGTCAGAGGTGAATGAACAAAGTGACCTGCAATCAGAAAAATTGTGCATTACAGTTATACTATTCATTTCTGTTTATAGCCTATTAAGTTATTGGAAAACAAACATGCTCCATTTGCAACCAGCACCTACAATTCCTTATTTCTACTCAAACCAAATTCTTCAGTGCATCACACATGTTGAACTTTAGAACAGATGAAACGCTTGAAAAGGCATAAAATGCAAGACTTAAACATCCCTTTTGAAATGCAGCCACTGAAATATCCACATCAGTGCCCAGAAATTACAATTTTAGCTGCTTTTGATGTTGTGGATTGAGGGATAAATGAAAGTAAAATTTTCCAAATGTCACTTCAGCCACCGTGCCATCACCATCAGTATTTCAAAGCCCTAATCCTTCAATCTCATGACCCCACTATTTATTGTGCATGCCCTACCCTCATTTGACCTTCAAAAATACTTTACCCATTTacaaggattaaattccatctggccTTGCTTTACCATCTTGCCAACTAGTCAACACCATCCTGCAACACAGGAATATTTTCATTAACAATACCAATTTTCACAACATCTGCAAGCTTGCTAGTCACAGCAGAGGTAACACCACTGATCTTCAAAATGTCAGGTAATCTTGAACAAATTGTTTAAAACATCATCCAAAGACTACTTTCAGCAAAATTGTATGGCAGTCTagatttttgctcaagatgctAAAGACTTTGGATAAGTAGCTTTTTGACTTGCGTTACAGCATGCATTAGAATTACTGACTTGTATACCTATAAATCACCATAAAACTGCAaatataaaaacattttaaacagcTATCGATTCAAAATGACTAAATTATGAAGCCAATAAAGTGCAGAAACATCCAACACAAATTGTAATTTAAAACATGTGAACTTACATTTATGTAAATATGACAAACCCCTTAGAAGTTGTCCATTTTGTCCCAGAAAGGTCTGCCCACAGAGCAAGTCATGTTCTTCAACACCATTACACAAGTTGTCAGGTGCTTTTCTGCAATTATCCTCAGCTTGCATGGAATTCATTGCATAATTCTCATCCATGTTACCAGTCCACATGACTCCCATATAAGCCTGGGTTCCATTGAATAACAAGCTCTTGGTTTTTTCTGAAAATAAAAATTTAGGACATTTGAAATTGAATTTCTTCACAATACAAAACAGCTGCTCAATTGTAAAGATAATTTAATTCTGACATTCAAAACCCTTCAGGTAGGAAACAGACTCAGAACATTTCTATTTCTAACTGTCCAACTGTTGAAGACATATTAGTTCACaggtacagcatgtaaacaggcccttcagcccaccgagtccacacagaccagaccCATGcattagttttatcctacacaatagggacaatttgcagaagtcaattaaccttcacatctttggaatcagataggaaaccagagcacctagagaaaactcaGAGGGAGAACCCACAAATTCCATCTAGATATCACCAGTGGCCAaggtgaacccaggtcactgacaCTACAAGGCAACCATTGCCCCAAATATATATTTAAAGTAAAAACAAGTAGGAGCAACCTCAACACAAATTATTCAATTCCCCCCATCAGAGGaacagagcagtacagcacaagaaaaggcattcagcctacaatgtccatgtcaaacaCGAGGCCAACCATCTCTTATCTAACTGCAAATATGCCTAATCTATCACTGCAATgccccaaatatattttaaaagtaaaaacaaacaggAGCAACCTCAGCACAAATTCTTCAACTCCCCCATCAGAGGaacagagcagtacagcacaagaaatgGCCCTTCAGCTTACAATGTCCATGTCAAATATGATgctgaccatctcttatctacctgcaaataTGCCTAATTATTTTAAACACTATCATACCAGCCTCCACCATtatattccaggcactcaccaccctgtaTAAAAAacattgccccacacatctcctttaaagttccCAGCCCATCACAAACCTActacccttccattgactcaatcaacaccacactgcctcagcaaggccagtgcaatcaaggaccagtctcaccacaatcactccctcatctcccttccccccccatcaggcaagaagtacagaagtgtgaaaacaaatacctccagtttcttcccagttgttatcaggcaacataatcatcctatcaacaactagagagtggcctTGAGCAACCGTTTACCTCACTGGAGGCCCTCAGATTATTTTTTATCAGACTGTATGGCCATTT contains:
- the siva1 gene encoding apoptosis regulatory protein Siva, yielding MTKRANPFGDSAPLQWKIYVTQRELNEGVFGEKYKRKVYEKTKSLLFNGTQAYMGVMWTGNMDENYAMNSMQAEDNCRKAPDNLCNGVEEHDLLCGQTFLGQNGQLLRGLSYLHKSSIKPAVTNCFICLKPSNFKGPCSRCNHLLCQDCTKVCDNCTQNFCSICSVADDAVEDKVFCYDCIS